One Athene noctua chromosome 28, bAthNoc1.hap1.1, whole genome shotgun sequence DNA window includes the following coding sequences:
- the NKX3-1 gene encoding homeobox protein Nkx-3.1 — translation MSAGVLHARKARSPSSTPAGMSWTPTAAQQSRPISSRPRTSFLIQDILWDGAERGARPERGKSGGFGSPEDGEPGVTPVEGSKGSSALGAAPVHPPRSPRSPGASQGRGTPHEADTDAYLSECDPPLQHLPITQCPPKQAKRSRAAFSHTQVIELERKFSHQKYLSAPERAHLAKNLQLTETQVKIWFQNRRYKTKRKQVASEISGLDTRLPGQKAAALPGASLLALRAGWQHLPYLYYLNGWSPSWW, via the exons atgagtgCCGGGGTGCTCCACGCAAGGAAGGCGAGatcacccagcagcaccccagcaggGATGAGCTGGACCCCAAcagcagcccagcagagcaggCCCATCTCCTCCAGGCCCCGGACATCATTCCTCATCCAAGACATCCTCTGGGATGGGGCAgagcggggagcgcggccggAGCGGGGCAAGAGCGGAGGGTTTGGCAGCCCGGAGGACGGGGAGCCTGGGGTGACCCCGGTGGAGGGGAGCAAGGGCAGCTcggccctgggggctgccccagTGCACCCCCCCAGGAGCCCTCGTTCCCCAGGAGCATCCCAAGGCCGAGGGACACCCCACGAGGCGGACACAG ATGCCTACCTGTCCGAGTGTGACCCCCCCCTTCAACACCTGCCCAtcacccagtgcccccccaagCAGGCGAAGCGCTCGCGGGCGGCTTTCTCCCACACCCAGGTCATCGAACTGGAGCGTAAATTCAGCCACCAAAAATACCTGTCGGCCCCCGAGCGAGCCCACCTGGCCAAAAACCTCCAGCTCACCGAGACCCAGGTGAAAATCTGGTTCCAGAACAGGAGATACAAAACCAAGAGGAAACAGGTCGCTTCCGAAATCAGCGGACTGGACACGCGCCTGCCCGGGCAGAAAGCGGCTGCGCTGCCCGGAGCGTCGCTGCTGGCACTGCGGGCGGGCTGGCAGCACCTGCCTTACCTCTACTACTTGAACGGCTGGAGTCCCTCCTGGTGGTAA